The proteins below come from a single Deltaproteobacteria bacterium genomic window:
- the accC gene encoding acetyl-CoA carboxylase biotin carboxylase subunit translates to MFRRVLIANRGEIAVRLIRGCHEMGIEAVAIYSEADASAPHVLCADDAVYVGPPPSAESYLSIERIIDAVKQTGAEAVHPGYGFLAENATFARAVADAGLTFIGPRAEAIAAMGDKVAARKLVVKAGVPVVPAVEDVADASQLPRVAADIGYPFLIKAAAGGGGKGMRIVRSEAELAPAFAAAAREAQSAFGDGRLFVERYIERPRHVEVQVFGDQHGNIIHLSERECSIQRRHQKIIEETPSPALTPALREQMTAAAVAAARSVNYSNAGTVEFLLDQDGRFYFLEMNTRLQVEHPVTEWVAGIDLVHAQLRVAAGERLWLQQSDIHPRGHSIECRIYAEDAAQKFLPSPGTILHLREPGGPGVRVDSGIRAGYTVPIFYDPMLAKVSVWDETRDAARRRMIAALRAYVVLGCTTSIPFLIDVLDHPAFASGDTHTHFIEEHFPSWHGRERHRAIAAIAAAIDTTRPQRAVNTGGSAASASPWTTLGHWRVGADN, encoded by the coding sequence CTGTTCCGCCGAGTGCTGATCGCCAATCGCGGCGAGATCGCCGTCCGTCTCATTCGGGGCTGCCATGAGATGGGCATCGAAGCGGTCGCTATCTATTCGGAGGCGGATGCAAGCGCGCCGCATGTGTTGTGCGCCGACGACGCCGTGTATGTCGGGCCGCCGCCGAGCGCGGAGAGCTATCTCAGCATCGAGCGCATCATCGATGCGGTGAAGCAGACCGGCGCCGAGGCGGTGCATCCCGGTTACGGCTTCCTGGCCGAGAACGCGACGTTCGCGCGCGCGGTTGCCGATGCCGGGTTAACGTTCATCGGGCCGCGCGCCGAGGCGATCGCCGCGATGGGCGACAAGGTTGCGGCGCGCAAGCTGGTGGTGAAAGCCGGGGTGCCCGTCGTGCCGGCCGTCGAAGATGTTGCCGACGCGAGTCAGTTGCCGCGCGTGGCCGCTGACATCGGCTATCCGTTCCTCATCAAGGCCGCAGCCGGCGGCGGCGGCAAAGGCATGCGCATCGTGCGGAGCGAGGCGGAACTCGCACCGGCATTCGCCGCCGCGGCGCGCGAAGCGCAGTCCGCGTTCGGCGATGGACGTCTGTTCGTCGAGCGCTACATCGAGAGACCGCGCCACGTCGAGGTCCAAGTCTTCGGCGATCAGCACGGCAATATCATCCACCTCAGCGAGCGCGAGTGCTCGATCCAGCGCCGCCATCAGAAGATCATCGAAGAGACCCCCTCGCCCGCGCTCACGCCGGCGTTGCGCGAGCAGATGACGGCCGCCGCCGTCGCCGCGGCGCGTAGCGTCAACTACTCGAACGCCGGCACGGTGGAGTTTCTGCTCGATCAGGACGGCCGCTTCTACTTCCTCGAAATGAACACGCGGCTACAAGTCGAGCATCCCGTTACCGAGTGGGTCGCCGGCATCGACTTGGTGCACGCGCAGTTGCGGGTCGCCGCCGGCGAGCGCTTGTGGTTGCAGCAGAGCGACATCCATCCCCGCGGCCACAGCATCGAGTGTCGGATCTACGCCGAAGACGCGGCGCAGAAGTTTCTTCCAAGCCCGGGAACGATTCTGCACTTGCGCGAACCTGGCGGGCCGGGCGTGCGCGTCGATTCGGGCATCCGCGCCGGCTACACGGTGCCGATCTTCTACGATCCGATGCTGGCCAAGGTGTCGGTGTGGGACGAGACGCGCGACGCGGCGCGGCGGCGGATGATCGCGGCGCTGCGCGCATACGTCGTGCTTGGGTGCACGACATCGATTCCGTTTCTCATCGACGTGCTCGATCATCCGGCGTTCGCCAGCGGCGACACCCACACGCACTTCATCGAAGAGCACTTCCCGTCGTGGCACGGGCGCGAGCGGCATCGGGCGATTGCCGCCATCGCCGCAGCGATTGACACGACGCGACCACAGCGCGCGGTCAATACCGGGGGAAGCGCCGCGTCGGCGTCGCCGTGGACGACGTTGGGGCACTGGCGAGTGGGAGCGGACAACTGA
- a CDS encoding acetyl-CoA carboxylase biotin carboxyl carrier protein subunit, translating to MRISLRHKQHHLAVDVHPEGGAYRIGIGDSEHAVEAHYIDETTMMLVVDGVRHHVAIVRKGKEQLVAIGGEIYTFAPESSSTAGHMAVLAPPEIIAPMPGKVLQVLVKAGDQVAAGDGLLILEAMKMENRLVAEAAGTVTDVRVTEGAMVDGGQVLVVMRYDE from the coding sequence ATGCGCATATCGCTCCGACACAAGCAGCATCACCTCGCCGTCGACGTTCACCCCGAAGGTGGCGCGTATCGTATTGGCATCGGGGACAGCGAGCACGCGGTCGAAGCCCATTACATCGACGAGACCACGATGATGCTTGTCGTCGACGGCGTGCGCCACCACGTTGCCATTGTGCGCAAAGGTAAGGAGCAATTGGTCGCGATCGGCGGCGAGATCTACACATTCGCGCCGGAGAGCAGCAGCACGGCGGGACACATGGCCGTACTCGCGCCACCGGAGATCATCGCGCCGATGCCCGGCAAGGTCTTGCAGGTCTTGGTGAAGGCCGGCGACCAGGTCGCCGCCGGCGACGGTTTGCTCATCCTCGAAGCGATGAAGATGGAGAATCGTCTGGTCGCTGAGGCCGCCGGCACCGTCACCGACGTGCGTGTCACCGAGGGAGCCATGGTCGACGGCGGGCAGGTGCTCGTGGTGATGCGGTACGACGAGTAA
- a CDS encoding methionyl-tRNA formyltransferase has protein sequence MRIILIGQAAFAEKVLDGLRGNGHDVAAVYCPPDAGAKPDPVKARALALGIPVRQHASLKRPEARQEFVDLRSDLAVLAYVTQIVPESVFSVPRLGSICFHPSLLPKYRGGSAIPWQLIRGETHGGVTVFWVDPGIDTGPILLQRQADIGPDETAGTLYFNKLFPLGIDAVLESVELIAAGNAPRLAQDESHATYDPLCRDEHASIDWSRPAAQVYNLIRGCDPQPGAYVMFNGEKLRLYDARCVDGVLRAGVVEQITGDGMLIGGRGAAIRVKRVRLGDKKVDAAAFAAEHGLSVGTRLG, from the coding sequence ATGCGCATCATTCTAATCGGCCAGGCGGCGTTTGCCGAGAAAGTGCTCGACGGCCTGCGTGGCAATGGTCACGACGTGGCGGCGGTGTACTGCCCACCCGATGCCGGGGCCAAACCCGATCCGGTCAAGGCGCGCGCCCTAGCGCTCGGCATTCCCGTGCGGCAACACGCGTCACTCAAACGTCCCGAAGCGCGCCAAGAGTTCGTTGACCTCCGCAGTGACCTTGCGGTGCTCGCCTACGTCACGCAGATCGTGCCCGAGAGCGTGTTCAGCGTGCCGCGGCTCGGCAGCATCTGCTTCCATCCGTCGCTGCTTCCGAAGTATCGCGGCGGCAGCGCGATCCCCTGGCAGCTCATCAGGGGCGAGACGCACGGCGGTGTCACCGTCTTTTGGGTCGATCCGGGCATCGACACTGGCCCGATCCTCTTGCAGAGACAGGCCGACATCGGACCGGACGAGACCGCCGGAACGCTGTACTTCAACAAGCTGTTTCCACTCGGTATCGACGCCGTGCTGGAGTCGGTCGAATTGATCGCGGCCGGTAACGCGCCGCGCCTCGCGCAAGACGAGTCGCACGCGACCTACGATCCGCTCTGTCGCGATGAGCACGCCAGCATCGACTGGTCTCGTCCTGCCGCGCAAGTCTACAATTTGATTCGCGGCTGCGATCCGCAGCCGGGCGCGTATGTGATGTTCAACGGCGAGAAGCTGCGACTCTACGATGCGCGTTGCGTCGACGGCGTCTTGCGCGCCGGTGTGGTCGAGCAGATCACCGGCGATGGCATGCTCATCGGCGGCCGCGGTGCCGCCATCCGTGTCAAGCGTGTGCGCCTGGGCGACAAGAAGGTGGATGCCGCCGCGTTCGCGGCCGAGCACGGGCTGTCAGTGGGGACTCGGTTGGGGTAG
- a CDS encoding N-formylglutamate amidohydrolase, with protein MTSVDIINPASGARLVLTCEHASYAMPVEYDDLGLDEHEIRDHIGWDIGARAVTEALAQTFNATAVLSGVSRLVIDCNRDLSDHDLIVAESHGVRVPGNADVDAADRQRRIRDFYRPYHEAIDAVLTRRPGAFLFSVHTFTPELNGRARRFDAGVLFDDHADDAERFGAALAATGLRVRYNQPYSGLDGLIFSARTHGQRHALRYLELEVNNGLVRDDAAARSIATQVAVALRTILEDESI; from the coding sequence GTGACCTCGGTCGACATCATCAATCCGGCCAGCGGCGCGCGCCTCGTGCTTACCTGCGAGCACGCCTCGTATGCGATGCCGGTCGAGTACGACGACCTCGGTCTCGACGAGCACGAGATCCGCGACCACATCGGCTGGGACATCGGCGCCCGTGCCGTGACCGAAGCGCTGGCGCAGACGTTCAACGCGACAGCAGTGCTCAGCGGCGTGTCGCGCTTGGTGATCGATTGCAATCGCGATCTCTCTGATCATGACTTGATTGTGGCCGAGAGCCATGGCGTACGTGTCCCCGGCAATGCCGATGTGGATGCCGCCGATCGTCAGCGGCGCATTCGCGATTTCTATCGACCATATCATGAGGCGATCGACGCGGTGCTCACGCGCCGGCCCGGGGCCTTTCTGTTCAGCGTGCACACCTTCACGCCAGAATTGAATGGGCGCGCCCGCCGATTCGACGCCGGCGTGCTCTTTGACGACCACGCGGACGATGCCGAGCGATTTGGCGCGGCGCTCGCCGCCACTGGGCTGCGCGTGCGCTACAACCAGCCTTACTCAGGCTTGGACGGCCTAATCTTCAGCGCCCGCACCCACGGCCAACGTCACGCCCTGCGTTACCTCGAACTGGAAGTGAACAACGGCCTGGTGCGCGACGACGCCGCAGCGCGATCGATTGCGACACAGGTCGCAGTTGCGCTACGCACAATCCTGGAGGACGAATCAATCTGA
- a CDS encoding dienelactone hydrolase family protein, producing MEITSGMVEVKGEGGAMPGYLARPRRDGKHPAVVVVQEAFGLNQHIKDVAARIAGEGYVTLAPDLYYREKGAVVGYDNLQDAIRLMMGLYDDKIVADMKGAIDHLKAQSFVRADRIGVTGFCMGGRVTFLTACRNSDVKAAVPFYGGGIGSAQPSEKTPKAPLEYAAGLSAPVLLFFGENDPFIPLDEAEKIKQRLAELKKNAETVVYPGAPHGFFCSERDSYRADAAKDAWERLVKFFAKHLQA from the coding sequence ATGGAAATCACGTCGGGAATGGTCGAGGTGAAGGGTGAGGGTGGTGCCATGCCCGGATATCTGGCGCGCCCCCGGCGTGACGGCAAACATCCGGCCGTCGTGGTCGTGCAGGAAGCCTTCGGGCTCAACCAACACATTAAGGATGTGGCAGCGCGCATCGCTGGCGAAGGCTACGTGACGCTGGCGCCCGATCTTTACTATCGCGAAAAAGGTGCGGTAGTCGGTTACGACAATCTTCAGGACGCCATCCGCCTGATGATGGGGCTGTACGATGACAAGATCGTTGCCGACATGAAGGGCGCCATCGATCACCTCAAAGCGCAATCGTTTGTGCGCGCCGATCGTATCGGCGTCACCGGCTTCTGCATGGGCGGGCGGGTTACCTTCCTCACCGCGTGCCGCAACAGCGATGTCAAAGCCGCGGTACCGTTCTACGGCGGCGGCATTGGCAGCGCGCAGCCGAGCGAGAAGACCCCGAAGGCACCGCTCGAATACGCCGCTGGATTGAGCGCACCGGTGCTGTTGTTCTTCGGTGAAAACGATCCGTTCATTCCGCTCGACGAAGCCGAGAAGATCAAGCAGCGGCTTGCCGAGCTGAAGAAGAACGCCGAGACCGTGGTCTACCCGGGCGCGCCGCACGGCTTTTTCTGCAGCGAGCGCGACTCCTATCGCGCCGACGCGGCCAAGGACGCGTGGGAGCGACTAGTCAAATTTTTCGCCAAGCACCTCCAGGCGTGA
- a CDS encoding IclR family transcriptional regulator — protein MRREKTNYVIQSVSHALDVIEQFDGERDELGVTELSKRLKLHKNNVFRLLATLEARGYIEQNKATDNYRLGIRCLQIGQNYVSQVGLLRQARPILEQLARASHETTLVAVLRRGVAVPLDAVESDQAVRLVSRIGEALPLHCTAIGKVYLAFSSEDELRELLPDGGMKFTDRTITDRSALLTQIKHIADKGYAIDLGEHVADAASVAAPVRDYTRNVVGSIAISAPRYRLSEERAQKEVAPLVTKAAAELSSRLGFKP, from the coding sequence GTGCGGCGTGAAAAGACCAACTACGTCATCCAGTCCGTCTCCCACGCGCTCGACGTCATCGAGCAGTTCGATGGCGAGCGTGACGAGTTGGGTGTCACCGAATTGAGCAAGCGGCTCAAGCTCCACAAGAACAACGTCTTTCGGCTGCTCGCCACGCTCGAAGCGCGCGGCTACATCGAGCAGAACAAAGCCACCGACAACTATCGTCTCGGCATCCGCTGCCTGCAGATCGGCCAGAACTACGTGTCGCAGGTCGGACTGCTCCGGCAGGCGCGGCCGATTCTCGAGCAGCTCGCGCGCGCGTCGCACGAAACCACGTTGGTCGCGGTGCTGCGGCGCGGCGTCGCTGTGCCCCTCGATGCCGTCGAATCGGATCAAGCGGTGCGGTTGGTATCGCGCATCGGCGAAGCGCTCCCGCTCCACTGCACGGCGATCGGCAAGGTCTACCTCGCGTTCTCGTCCGAAGATGAACTCCGCGAGCTGTTGCCGGATGGCGGCATGAAGTTTACCGATCGCACCATCACCGACCGCTCGGCGCTGCTCACCCAGATCAAACACATCGCCGACAAGGGCTACGCCATCGACTTGGGCGAGCATGTTGCCGATGCCGCCTCGGTCGCCGCGCCGGTACGCGACTACACGCGCAACGTCGTCGGGAGCATCGCCATTTCCGCACCGCGCTATCGGTTGTCGGAGGAGCGCGCGCAAAAGGAGGTCGCACCGTTGGTGACGAAGGCGGCGGCGGAGTTGTCGAGCCGCCTTGGTTTCAAACCCTAG
- a CDS encoding SDR family NAD(P)-dependent oxidoreductase: MAWRHAIVTGSASGIGRAFAQALAQQGAVVGLVDVSADGLAATADSIRANGGRAEMRVADVSAAAPLATAIEELVSALGGLDLVINCAAILGPGEWANQSPDSFERVIRIDLIGTANVLRAALPALKRSRGAAVCLASTAAVHGWPGLGAYSAAKFGVAGFCDAVRPELARDGVLLTSVFPLLIDTPLLQGADIPRILRQGRRLPPDVVVQKTLAGVARRRPRVFIPGSVRFVAALHGIAPSLLDWYGRRFGL; encoded by the coding sequence GTGGCTTGGCGACACGCGATCGTAACCGGATCGGCGAGCGGCATTGGCCGAGCGTTCGCGCAGGCGCTGGCGCAGCAGGGGGCTGTGGTCGGACTGGTCGACGTATCCGCCGACGGGCTGGCCGCCACCGCGGACTCGATTCGCGCCAACGGCGGCCGTGCCGAGATGCGGGTAGCGGATGTGAGTGCCGCCGCGCCCCTCGCTACGGCGATCGAGGAGTTGGTGTCCGCGCTTGGCGGACTCGATCTGGTGATCAACTGCGCGGCGATTCTCGGACCAGGCGAGTGGGCGAATCAGTCTCCCGACAGCTTTGAGCGGGTGATTCGTATTGATTTGATCGGCACGGCGAACGTCTTGCGCGCCGCGCTGCCCGCGCTCAAGCGGTCGCGTGGTGCGGCCGTGTGTTTGGCCTCGACCGCTGCGGTGCATGGGTGGCCGGGCCTGGGCGCGTACTCGGCGGCGAAGTTTGGAGTCGCGGGGTTCTGCGACGCGGTGCGACCAGAGCTGGCCCGCGACGGCGTACTGCTGACGTCGGTGTTCCCATTGCTGATCGATACGCCGCTGCTGCAGGGCGCGGATATCCCGCGGATACTGCGGCAGGGGCGGCGGCTGCCCCCGGATGTCGTGGTGCAGAAGACGTTGGCTGGCGTTGCGCGGCGGCGTCCGCGCGTATTCATTCCCGGCAGCGTGCGATTCGTCGCCGCGTTGCATGGGATCGCGCCGTCGCTCTTGGATTGGTACGGGCGACGCTTCGGATTGTAA
- a CDS encoding M3 family oligoendopeptidase: MSADDLHATGVTWDLGDLYRSPDDPALRADLDRASQRAAAFAEKYRGTVNVPAGPDPQWMATAMAELEAIAEQAARAGIYAGLRHAADVRPPAHGALVAMTQERGTAISNQVLFFELEWLALADEPARRVIESDACARYRHYLASLRRYRPHTLTEVEEKLLEEKANTGGRAFSRLFDELLSSLQFDVELDGQRQSLNESAVLALLYDSRREARHAAARGLTAGLQANSLVITFIFNTLVQDHAVNDRLRAFGDPMQSRHLANEIDTATVDALMTAAEAGSAVVHDYYELKRRLLGLDVLYDYDRYAPISLEGNATGWHACRDLVLEAYRDFSPRMSEIAAEFFTRRWIDAEPRDGKRGGAFSASTMPSVHPYVLVNYTGRARDVMTVAHELGHGVHQYLSRDRGFFQQSTALTMAETASVFGEMLVFDRLRRQERDPKARLALLCGKIEDTFATVFRQIALTRFEQHLHAARRSEGELAAPRIGELWLQANVAVYGDAVQLTDDYRWWWAYIPHFVHSPFYCYAYGFGELLVLALYARYQREGRAFVPKYLDLLAAGGAEAPATLLQRIGVDVSQPEFWQLGLTPIRAMVDEAQTLAASLT, translated from the coding sequence ATGAGCGCTGACGACTTGCACGCGACCGGTGTGACCTGGGACCTGGGGGATTTGTACCGTTCGCCCGATGATCCCGCTCTGCGCGCCGATCTCGACCGCGCCAGTCAGCGAGCTGCCGCGTTTGCTGAGAAGTATCGCGGCACCGTCAACGTCCCCGCCGGTCCCGATCCGCAGTGGATGGCCACCGCGATGGCCGAGTTGGAAGCGATCGCCGAGCAGGCGGCGCGCGCTGGGATCTATGCCGGATTGCGGCACGCGGCGGATGTCCGTCCGCCCGCGCACGGCGCACTGGTGGCGATGACGCAGGAGCGCGGCACCGCGATCAGCAATCAGGTACTCTTCTTTGAACTCGAATGGCTCGCATTGGCCGACGAGCCGGCGCGCCGCGTGATCGAGTCGGACGCCTGTGCGCGATATCGCCACTACCTGGCGAGTCTCAGGCGCTATCGGCCGCACACACTGACCGAGGTCGAGGAGAAGTTGCTCGAAGAGAAGGCCAACACGGGGGGGCGAGCGTTCTCGCGGCTGTTTGACGAGCTGCTGTCCTCGCTCCAGTTCGATGTGGAACTCGACGGCCAGCGGCAATCGTTGAACGAGAGCGCCGTGCTCGCGCTGCTCTACGACTCGCGACGCGAGGCGCGCCACGCGGCGGCGCGCGGGCTGACGGCCGGGTTGCAAGCCAACAGCTTGGTGATCACGTTCATCTTCAACACCTTGGTGCAGGATCACGCGGTCAACGATCGATTGCGCGCGTTTGGCGATCCGATGCAGTCGCGGCACCTCGCCAACGAAATCGACACCGCCACGGTGGATGCGTTGATGACGGCGGCGGAGGCCGGCAGCGCCGTCGTTCACGACTATTATGAACTCAAGCGGCGGTTGCTGGGCCTTGATGTGCTGTACGACTACGATCGCTACGCGCCGATCTCCCTCGAAGGCAACGCCACGGGGTGGCACGCGTGCCGCGACCTCGTGCTCGAGGCGTACCGTGATTTCTCACCGCGGATGAGCGAGATCGCCGCGGAGTTCTTCACGCGCCGTTGGATCGATGCCGAGCCGCGCGATGGCAAGCGCGGTGGCGCGTTCAGCGCCTCGACCATGCCGAGCGTGCATCCCTACGTGTTGGTGAACTACACCGGCCGCGCCCGCGACGTGATGACGGTTGCGCACGAGTTGGGGCACGGAGTTCATCAGTACCTGTCCCGCGACCGCGGCTTCTTCCAGCAGAGCACGGCGCTGACGATGGCGGAGACCGCGTCGGTGTTTGGCGAGATGCTGGTATTCGATCGCCTGCGCCGCCAAGAGCGAGATCCGAAGGCGCGGCTGGCGTTGCTGTGCGGCAAGATCGAAGACACCTTTGCCACCGTGTTCCGGCAGATCGCGCTCACGCGTTTCGAGCAGCACCTACACGCCGCACGGCGCAGTGAAGGCGAGTTGGCCGCCCCGCGAATCGGCGAGCTGTGGCTGCAGGCCAACGTTGCCGTGTACGGTGACGCCGTGCAGCTCACCGATGACTATCGCTGGTGGTGGGCGTACATCCCGCACTTCGTCCACTCGCCGTTCTACTGCTACGCGTACGGCTTCGGCGAGTTGCTCGTGCTCGCGCTCTACGCGAGGTACCAACGCGAGGGCCGCGCGTTCGTGCCCAAGTATCTCGACCTGCTCGCCGCTGGCGGCGCCGAAGCGCCGGCCACGCTGCTGCAGCGCATCGGCGTCGATGTCAGCCAGCCGGAGTTCTGGCAGCTCGGGCTGACTCCTATTCGCGCGATGGTTGACGAGGCCCAGACGTTGGCCGCGTCCCTCACGTGA
- a CDS encoding adenylate/guanylate cyclase domain-containing protein, protein MVQSPSPTRFDRLVDRYADMTTWPTAKKTAFAMATALAFHVVVPTMTLLAFTWWAPGLVDVPRVAGFFAVWVLVIAVILGVSLVVARKGREGRWTFYLLIFAYGTFVIVVLWLFGTATSPWLSILPLVILFVPLYFDRRAGGVAFAFAFAMLTALSVLELSELMPLAPIMRGRTLEALRMPGWYIGVYTFVFSVLGYVSLLVQLSVSVRERQQRHLEATNLALSQTSNELARANEMISRYVASQLADKIRSGHYEDVERHERRKLTLFFSDIKDFTVIAERLEPEDLSALLNEYLSEMSAIANRHGGTIDKFVGDAIMILFGAPVATTDGDQAARAVRMAAEMQERLVALRQKWHRDGVEHDVEVRMGINTGQATIGNFGSTDRMDYTAIGRQVNLAARLQAHCVPSRILLSHSTYMLVSDEIACAPKGEIQVKGFEHPVSVYEVIPGPASEGLDGQANA, encoded by the coding sequence ATGGTGCAATCGCCGAGTCCCACCCGCTTCGATCGCCTCGTCGACCGCTACGCCGATATGACCACGTGGCCGACGGCGAAGAAAACCGCCTTCGCCATGGCTACTGCGCTGGCCTTTCACGTTGTGGTCCCCACGATGACGCTGCTTGCGTTCACCTGGTGGGCGCCCGGCCTGGTGGACGTACCGCGAGTCGCTGGCTTCTTCGCGGTCTGGGTGTTGGTCATTGCGGTCATCCTCGGCGTGTCGTTGGTGGTCGCCCGGAAAGGGCGAGAGGGCCGCTGGACGTTCTACTTGTTGATCTTTGCGTATGGGACGTTCGTCATCGTGGTTCTCTGGCTGTTCGGGACGGCGACTTCTCCTTGGCTTTCAATCCTGCCGTTAGTGATCCTCTTCGTCCCCCTCTACTTCGACAGAAGAGCTGGTGGTGTCGCCTTCGCCTTTGCATTTGCGATGCTCACCGCGCTTTCGGTCCTCGAGCTTTCCGAACTCATGCCCCTCGCGCCTATAATGCGCGGTCGGACGCTGGAGGCGCTGCGAATGCCCGGGTGGTACATCGGGGTCTACACGTTTGTATTCAGCGTCCTGGGTTATGTAAGCCTCCTCGTGCAACTCTCTGTGTCGGTGAGGGAACGTCAGCAACGCCACCTGGAGGCTACGAACCTCGCGCTCTCGCAGACGTCCAACGAGCTGGCGCGCGCCAACGAGATGATCAGCCGATACGTCGCGAGCCAACTCGCGGACAAGATCCGCTCCGGACACTACGAGGATGTGGAGCGGCACGAACGGCGCAAGCTGACGCTCTTTTTCTCCGACATCAAAGACTTCACGGTGATCGCGGAGCGACTCGAACCTGAGGATCTATCCGCGCTGTTGAACGAGTACCTCTCCGAGATGTCGGCGATCGCCAACCGCCACGGTGGCACGATCGACAAGTTCGTCGGCGACGCCATTATGATTCTGTTCGGTGCGCCGGTGGCGACAACCGACGGCGATCAGGCGGCGCGCGCCGTTCGCATGGCGGCCGAGATGCAGGAGCGGCTGGTGGCGCTGCGGCAGAAGTGGCATCGGGATGGGGTTGAGCACGACGTGGAGGTCCGCATGGGCATCAACACGGGCCAGGCCACCATCGGCAACTTCGGTTCGACCGACCGCATGGACTACACCGCGATCGGACGGCAGGTGAATCTCGCGGCCAGGTTGCAGGCCCACTGCGTGCCGAGTCGCATCCTGCTCAGCCATTCAACCTACATGTTGGTCAGCGATGAGATCGCTTGCGCTCCGAAAGGCGAGATTCAGGTGAAGGGTTTCGAGCATCCGGTGAGCGTGTACGAGGTCATACCTGGACCGGCTTCCGAAGGCCTCGACGGCCAGGCCAACGCGTAG
- the larA gene encoding nickel-dependent lactate racemase: protein MEIRLDYGRDGLTIDLPDGLNVSVIEPAKGTPLPDPTGAIADALAHPIGTRPLAEIAHGRRDAVVVISDKTRPVPNGLTLPVILRTIESAGVSRDRIEILVATGLHRANTTDELVAMINAEIVANYRIRNHDARNAAEHVHLGRTALGTEIWLDRGFINADLKVCCGLIEPHLMAGYSGGRKAVAPGLAGVDTMRSAHGAAMLEGNVGPGIIEGNPFHDDLLEIARLARVDFLVDVTINRTRELTGVFAGDIVAAHAAGVRFVEHEVCVALDAPADIVITCGGGFPLDDTYYQSIKGMVAALNIVKRGGTIILAAALTEGIGSEAFQRLLRETRGDNDFMARITAPGFFNIDQWMVQHLCQVLRKANVIVVTDGMSADTVRTLLVDHAPTVEEALVRARGHVGANPHVAVLPQGPYVLATVRGRKLSLGRAWMDAAA, encoded by the coding sequence ATGGAGATTCGGCTCGACTATGGTCGCGACGGCCTTACGATCGACCTGCCAGATGGTCTGAACGTGTCGGTGATCGAGCCGGCGAAGGGGACACCGCTGCCCGATCCGACTGGTGCGATCGCTGATGCCCTCGCTCATCCGATCGGCACCCGTCCGCTCGCCGAGATTGCGCACGGACGGCGCGACGCTGTCGTCGTGATCTCCGACAAGACCCGCCCGGTTCCAAACGGCCTGACGCTGCCCGTCATCCTGCGCACCATCGAGAGCGCCGGCGTGTCACGCGATCGTATCGAGATCCTCGTTGCCACCGGTTTACACCGCGCGAACACGACCGATGAACTGGTCGCGATGATTAACGCCGAGATCGTCGCCAACTATCGCATCCGCAACCACGACGCCCGCAATGCCGCTGAGCACGTTCATCTCGGCCGCACCGCTCTCGGCACGGAGATCTGGCTCGATCGCGGCTTCATCAACGCCGATCTCAAGGTGTGCTGCGGCCTGATCGAGCCGCATTTGATGGCGGGGTATTCGGGCGGTCGCAAAGCGGTCGCGCCGGGACTCGCCGGCGTCGACACGATGCGCAGCGCGCACGGTGCGGCAATGCTCGAAGGCAACGTCGGGCCGGGCATCATCGAGGGCAATCCGTTCCACGACGACTTGCTGGAGATCGCGCGCCTGGCGCGCGTCGACTTTCTCGTCGACGTCACCATCAACCGCACGCGCGAGCTGACGGGAGTATTCGCCGGCGACATCGTCGCGGCGCACGCCGCCGGCGTCCGCTTCGTCGAGCACGAGGTCTGCGTCGCGCTCGACGCGCCCGCCGACATCGTGATCACCTGCGGCGGCGGCTTTCCGCTCGACGATACCTATTATCAGTCCATCAAGGGAATGGTCGCCGCGCTCAACATCGTGAAACGCGGCGGCACGATCATTCTCGCGGCGGCCCTCACCGAAGGGATTGGCAGCGAAGCCTTCCAACGGTTGCTGCGCGAGACGCGCGGCGACAACGACTTCATGGCCCGCATCACCGCGCCCGGTTTCTTCAACATCGATCAATGGATGGTGCAGCATCTCTGCCAGGTGCTGCGCAAAGCCAACGTCATCGTCGTTACCGACGGTATGTCAGCGGACACAGTGCGGACGTTACTCGTCGATCACGCGCCCACGGTCGAAGAAGCACTTGTGCGCGCGCGCGGCCACGTCGGAGCGAATCCGCACGTCGCCGTGCTGCCGCAAGGCCCCTACGTCCTCGCCACTGTCCGTGGCCGCAAGCTCTCGCTCGGCCGCGCGTGGATGGACGCAGCGGCGTAG